In a genomic window of Bombina bombina isolate aBomBom1 chromosome 8, aBomBom1.pri, whole genome shotgun sequence:
- the LOC128638385 gene encoding uncharacterized protein LOC128638385, translating to MKKQAKLTDFGISNDSCKKESPGRSSIAVGERPSQSMAQRQTSVTPLRSTPKKRKEKFSDPENHALVDEIINHLEELNGKTPGCAEKKKAIWDNVVRKVNGVSGTQRSLIDCKKRWNDYRRKIKSTIAKSRLHESATGEREPLEAFLTRRQLIIAKFFKMGEEDNNREKQETSSDSCLEEVSTSITSFLISDSEEDFDIPSKKSSSISSSIMGSDPQNKPCSQASEAQISGQSFTNLRAEEQGRSNKTTLITSFTEPAKFDSKIDELIAQQKDTNEILENMRSEIHRLVNEQRKMCRFLKKNFVVQQKSIMSTQKMARDHQNILDLSLKNLHNKIDELNNTACEKSLQGLLSSDESDASMPQKKGNGKRKKKRTGGSPSFILSKKQAKN from the exons ATGAAGAAACAGGCGAAGCTTACCGATTTTGGCATTTCTAACGACTCCTGTAAAAAAG AGTCACCTGGCAGATCCAGCATTGCTGTCGGAGAAAGGCCAAGCCAGAGCATGGCACAAAGACAAACAAGTGTTACCCCACTGAGATCAACACCTAAGAAGAGAAAAGAGAAGTTCTCAGACCCTGAGAACCATGCACTTGTAGATGAAATTATAAACCATTTAGAGGAACTAAATGGGAAGACACCAGGctgtgcagagaaaaaaaaagcaatctGGGATAATGTTGTCAGAAAAGTGAATGGCGTGAGCGGCACACAACGTTCCCTGATAGACTgcaagaagaggtggaatgattacAGAAGAAAGATCAAGAGCACCATAGCTAAATCCAGATTACATGAGTCTGCAACCGGTGAAAGGGAGCCACTGGAAGCCTTTCTGACCAGAAGACAACTCATTATTGCTAAATTCTTCAAGATGGGTGAAGAGGACAACAACAGAGAAAAACAAGAAACCTCATCTGACTCTTGTTTGGAGGAAG TGTCAACATCCATAACATCTTTTTTAATATCTGACTCTGAAGAAGACTTTGATATACCTtctaagaaatcttcatccatctcaagTTCTATAATGGGGAGCGATCCGCAGAATAAACCATGCTCACAGGCTTCTGAAGCACAAATATCCGGACAATCTTTCACAAACCTCAGAGCTGAAGAACAAGGACGATCCAACAAAACTACACTTATAACATCTTTCACTGAACCTGCAAAGTTTGATTCAAAAATAGATGAGTTAATTGCTCAGCAGAAGGACACCAATGAAATTCTCGAAAATATGCGCAGTGAAATTCACCGACTTGTGAATGAGCAGAGAAAAATGTGTCGCTTTTTGAAGAAAAACTTTGTAGTGCAACAAAAATCCATAATGTCTACTCAGAAGATGGCAAGAGACCACCAAAATATTTTGGATCTTTCATTAAAAAATCTTCATAATAAAATAGATGAGCTGAACAACACTGCATGTGAAAAAAGCTTACAGGGTTTACTGTCCAGTGATGAGTCAGATGCATCTATGCCTCAAAAAAAGGGAAatgggaagaggaaaaaaaagagaacagGAGGAAGCCCATCTTTTATCCTgtctaaaaaacaagcaaaaaactaa